In the genome of cyanobacterium endosymbiont of Braarudosphaera bigelowii, one region contains:
- a CDS encoding DUF4327 family protein gives MTKQVTHPMMKFQRKVSSLVESKVLKPSDSIWKLALLYENEWSYWKKELLDFGFAMQDPVSEVLLVDAWDEE, from the coding sequence ATGACGAAACAAGTTACTCATCCTATGATGAAGTTTCAACGTAAAGTTTCTTCACTGGTAGAGTCAAAAGTTCTCAAGCCCAGTGATAGTATATGGAAATTAGCTCTTCTTTATGAGAATGAATGGTCTTATTGGAAAAAAGAATTATTAGATTTTGGTTTTGCAATGCAAGATCCTGTAAGTGAAGTTTTACTTGTTGATGCATGGGATGAAGAATAA
- a CDS encoding single-stranded DNA-binding protein, whose translation MSLNIVNLVGRVGRDPEVKYFESGTVLCTLTLAVSRRSSKRDEADWFNLKIWGKTAEIAANYVRKGSLIGVHGSLEIETWKDRNTGIDRSSPVIKVDRLDLLGSKRDNDSNSDGGYQRESYEF comes from the coding sequence ATGAGTTTAAATATTGTTAATTTGGTCGGTCGTGTTGGAAGAGATCCAGAAGTTAAATACTTCGAATCCGGGACAGTCTTGTGTACATTAACACTGGCAGTTAGTCGTCGTTCTAGTAAAAGAGATGAAGCAGATTGGTTTAATTTAAAAATTTGGGGTAAAACAGCAGAGATTGCTGCTAATTATGTTAGAAAAGGTAGTTTAATTGGAGTTCACGGATCATTAGAAATTGAGACCTGGAAAGATCGTAATACAGGTATTGATCGTTCTAGTCCAGTTATCAAGGTTGATCGTCTAGATCTATTAGGTTCTAAGCGTGATAATGACTCAAATTCAGATGGAGGTTATCAAAGAGAAAGCTATGAATTTTAA
- a CDS encoding rod shape-determining protein encodes MGIFSRFSLSRDIGIDLGTANTLIYVSGKGIVLNEPSIIAIDQSRKVSLAVGEEAKKMLGRTPANVIVVRPLRDGVITDFLSAMIMIQEFIRQANEGIPLGNPRMIIGVPSGITDVERRAVIDAAREAGARKVGLVEEPVAAALGAGLPITEATGNMIVDIGGGTTEVAILSLQGQVFSQSIRVAGDELTESIIQYVKKVHNMIIGERTAEEIKIRLASAYPIEQEEDLTMEVRGLHLLSGLPRSITLRGGEIRECMSEPLAAIVEAIKSTLEHTPPELASDIMDRGIILAGGGALLKGIDILISHETGIVTHIAEDPLHCVVKGTEEILKNSVMLDKILYQTSKVV; translated from the coding sequence GTGGGGATTTTTAGTCGTTTTTCTCTTTCACGGGATATAGGTATTGATTTAGGAACAGCTAATACTCTTATCTATGTATCTGGAAAAGGTATTGTGCTTAATGAGCCTTCTATTATAGCCATTGATCAAAGTCGAAAAGTTTCATTGGCTGTAGGAGAAGAAGCGAAAAAAATGCTTGGTCGTACCCCCGCAAATGTTATTGTTGTACGCCCTTTGCGAGATGGTGTAATCACAGACTTTTTAAGTGCCATGATTATGATTCAAGAATTTATTCGTCAAGCCAATGAGGGAATTCCATTAGGAAATCCAAGAATGATTATCGGTGTTCCTAGTGGTATTACAGACGTAGAAAGAAGAGCAGTTATTGATGCCGCAAGAGAAGCAGGTGCGAGAAAAGTAGGATTAGTAGAAGAACCAGTAGCAGCCGCTTTAGGAGCAGGCTTACCAATTACAGAAGCTACTGGCAATATGATCGTAGATATTGGTGGAGGTACAACTGAAGTAGCAATTCTAAGTTTGCAAGGACAGGTGTTTAGTCAATCGATAAGAGTTGCTGGAGATGAGCTAACTGAGTCTATCATTCAATATGTAAAGAAGGTTCACAATATGATTATTGGAGAACGGACAGCTGAAGAAATAAAAATTCGACTAGCTTCCGCTTATCCAATAGAACAAGAAGAAGATCTTACGATGGAAGTTCGAGGATTACATTTATTATCTGGATTGCCTCGTAGTATTACGTTAAGGGGAGGAGAAATTAGAGAATGTATGTCTGAGCCTTTAGCCGCGATTGTCGAAGCTATTAAATCTACATTGGAACATACTCCTCCAGAGTTAGCCTCAGATATTATGGATCGAGGAATTATATTAGCAGGAGGAGGAGCTTTGCTTAAAGGTATTGATATTCTCATAAGTCATGAAACCGGAATCGTAACTCATATTGCTGAAGATCCTTTACATTGTGTAGTTAAGGGAACAGAAGAAATCTTAAAAAATTCTGTAATGTTAGATAAGATTTTATACCAAACTTCAAAAGTTGTTTAA
- the psaJ gene encoding photosystem I reaction center subunit IX: MENLTKFLSTAPILIMVLLTFTAGLLIEFNRFFPDLLFHPLG; the protein is encoded by the coding sequence ATGGAAAATTTGACAAAATTTCTGTCAACTGCACCTATTTTAATTATGGTGTTACTAACCTTTACTGCAGGTCTCTTAATTGAGTTCAATCGCTTTTTCCCTGATCTTCTTTTTCATCCTTTAGGATAA
- a CDS encoding GuaB3 family IMP dehydrogenase-related protein — protein sequence MDIIIGYGKKAKRAYGINEIALVPGTRTLDPALIDTSWTIGNIKRDIPIIASAMDGVVDTKMANLLSNLGAVGVLNLEGIQTRYDDPTPILEKITSVGKSEFVELMQKLYAEPIKPELIKKRIEDIKSTGSIAAVSLTPLGASKYGEIVANSGADLLLVQATVVSTNHLTPESLTSLNLQQFCKDMPIPVILGNCVTYEVALELMEAGAAGVLVGIGPGAACTSRGVLGIGVPQPTAIANCAAARDEYYKKTGIYTPIIADGGIITGGDICKCIACGADSVMIGSPIARAIEAPGKGYHWGMATPSPVLPRGTRINVATTGTIEEILIGPAKLDDGTHNLLGALKTSMSTLGAQNIKEMQKVEVVIAPSLLTEGKVYQKAQQLGMGK from the coding sequence GTGGATATTATTATTGGTTATGGTAAAAAAGCTAAACGAGCATACGGTATAAATGAAATTGCGCTCGTACCTGGCACACGCACCTTGGATCCTGCTCTAATAGACACTAGTTGGACTATTGGAAACATAAAAAGGGATATACCTATTATTGCAAGTGCTATGGATGGGGTAGTAGATACTAAGATGGCTAATCTACTTTCAAATCTTGGGGCTGTAGGCGTTCTGAATCTAGAAGGTATCCAAACTCGTTATGATGATCCTACCCCAATTCTCGAAAAGATTACTTCAGTAGGTAAATCAGAGTTTGTAGAATTAATGCAAAAGCTTTATGCAGAGCCAATCAAACCTGAACTAATAAAAAAAAGAATTGAAGATATTAAATCTACCGGAAGTATTGCTGCAGTTAGTTTAACTCCTCTAGGAGCTTCTAAATATGGAGAAATTGTGGCTAACTCAGGAGCTGATTTATTACTTGTTCAAGCTACAGTAGTTTCAACTAATCATTTAACGCCAGAATCTCTTACTTCTCTCAATTTACAACAGTTTTGTAAGGACATGCCGATACCAGTTATTCTTGGTAATTGTGTTACTTATGAAGTAGCCTTAGAGCTTATGGAAGCAGGGGCTGCAGGAGTATTGGTTGGTATTGGTCCAGGAGCTGCTTGCACATCTAGAGGTGTTTTAGGAATAGGTGTTCCGCAACCTACAGCTATTGCTAATTGCGCTGCAGCACGTGATGAATACTATAAGAAAACAGGAATATATACACCTATCATTGCAGACGGAGGAATTATTACAGGAGGAGATATCTGTAAGTGCATAGCTTGTGGTGCTGATTCAGTAATGATAGGTTCTCCTATAGCCCGTGCGATAGAAGCGCCTGGTAAAGGATATCATTGGGGAATGGCAACACCCTCTCCTGTCTTGCCTAGAGGTACAAGAATAAATGTGGCTACGACAGGAACTATAGAGGAAATTTTAATTGGGCCTGCTAAATTAGATGATGGAACTCATAATTTATTAGGAGCATTAAAGACTAGTATGAGTACATTAGGAGCTCAAAATATAAAAGAAATGCAAAAAGTAGAAGTAGTGATTGCACCTTCTTTATTGACAGAAGGAAAGGTCTATCAAAAAGCTCAACAATTAGGAATGGGTAAATAA
- a CDS encoding CobW family GTP-binding protein: MNIKDKVLPVTIITGFLGSGKTTLLNHILLNQEGINVGVLVNEFGEIGIDNELIIATDDNVIELNNGCICCSINNDLIQAIHKILEYSKKINYLIIETTGLADPLPIALSFLGADLKDITRVDSIITMIDCSNFCLDLFNSQAAYSQITYGDIILLNKTDLVSKKEVDELEKRLHKMKEFARILKTTDSQVSLPLILSSELFNTDKYSKHNNNSHTHHHLTNDEFTSIAFESNKPFSIEKFQYFLNNQLPENVFRGKGILWFDESEKRHIFHLTGKRFNIEDEEFNKYFNNKLVLIGQNLDKDKLHKQIINCLSNQS, encoded by the coding sequence ATGAACATAAAAGATAAAGTTCTACCTGTAACAATTATTACTGGTTTCCTAGGTAGTGGTAAAACAACACTTCTCAATCATATTCTTCTCAATCAAGAAGGCATAAATGTTGGAGTTTTAGTTAATGAATTTGGGGAGATTGGGATAGATAATGAATTAATTATCGCTACTGACGACAATGTTATTGAACTTAACAATGGTTGTATTTGTTGTTCTATTAATAATGATTTAATTCAAGCCATTCATAAAATTTTAGAATATTCTAAAAAAATTAACTATTTGATAATAGAAACTACTGGTTTAGCAGATCCTTTACCAATCGCATTATCTTTTTTAGGTGCTGACTTAAAGGATATAACACGAGTTGATTCTATTATTACAATGATAGACTGTTCCAATTTTTGTCTTGATTTATTTAATTCTCAAGCTGCATATAGTCAGATAACTTATGGAGATATTATTTTACTTAATAAAACTGATTTAGTTAGTAAAAAAGAGGTGGATGAACTAGAAAAACGTCTTCATAAAATGAAAGAATTTGCTAGGATTTTAAAAACTACAGATTCTCAAGTTTCTTTACCTCTAATACTTAGCTCTGAGTTATTTAATACTGATAAATATTCTAAACATAACAATAACAGCCATACACATCATCATTTAACCAATGATGAATTCACCTCAATTGCTTTTGAAAGTAACAAACCATTTTCTATCGAAAAATTCCAATATTTTCTTAATAACCAATTACCTGAGAATGTATTTAGAGGAAAAGGTATTTTATGGTTTGATGAAAGTGAAAAACGTCACATTTTTCATTTAACTGGAAAACGTTTTAATATAGAAGACGAAGAATTCAATAAATACTTTAACAATAAATTAGTTTTAATTGGACAAAACCTTGATAAGGATAAATTACATAAACAAATTATTAATTGTTTGTCTAACCAATCTTAG
- a CDS encoding pantothenate kinase, with the protein MALTKSIEWLALVIGNSHLHWGYFKNGFLHSCWDTHYYNEPINKLMLPSEVLLANIPNTLPLVVASVVPKQTTIWREYHGVNIIELNNIPIKNLYLNIGIDRALAALGAGVTYSYPCLVIDAGTALTFTGVDENYTFIGGAILPGLKLQFDSLSSKIETLPNVNLPKKLPCQWSKSTMGAIKSGIIHTIISGMKIFIDNWLTIYPQSHIILTGGDSIALYNYFIEKDSNNFSRLKVDRNLIFWGIKSI; encoded by the coding sequence ATGGCATTAACGAAATCGATAGAATGGTTAGCATTAGTAATTGGTAATTCTCATCTTCACTGGGGATATTTTAAGAATGGATTTTTACACAGTTGTTGGGACACTCATTATTATAATGAGCCCATTAATAAATTAATGTTACCTTCTGAAGTTTTACTTGCTAATATTCCTAATACTTTACCACTTGTAGTGGCTTCTGTTGTACCAAAACAAACTACTATATGGAGAGAATACCACGGTGTTAATATCATAGAGTTAAATAATATTCCAATCAAGAACCTCTATTTAAATATTGGTATAGATAGAGCCTTAGCTGCTTTAGGAGCTGGAGTCACATATAGTTACCCATGTTTGGTAATTGATGCAGGTACTGCTTTAACTTTTACAGGAGTAGACGAAAATTATACTTTCATAGGAGGGGCAATTTTACCGGGATTAAAATTACAGTTTGACTCATTATCAAGCAAAATTGAAACTTTGCCTAATGTTAATTTACCTAAGAAATTACCATGTCAATGGTCAAAAAGCACTATGGGAGCGATCAAGAGTGGAATAATACATACAATTATTAGTGGTATGAAGATATTTATAGATAATTGGTTAACAATTTATCCACAAAGTCATATTATTCTGACAGGAGGAGATTCAATTGCTTTATATAATTATTTTATTGAAAAAGATTCCAATAATTTCAGTAGACTAAAAGTAGATAGAAATCTTATATTTTGGGGGATTAAATCAATATAA
- a CDS encoding ABC transporter permease, which produces MNLWQRLKNNHLALLGIAILTVLYVIVIAADFVAPYNPYSSQLDGSLLPPTPIYLTIQDGPLKGRYIGPHVYPASQSPTNIETGKRNLNINFHDPSPIRLFVKGSRYKLLNIRIPLPPSFEEVELFSGIPIDIHLMGTLGTGKLNLLGTDEQGRDQFSRLLFGGRVSLFIGLLGIMISFPIGIVLGGISGYFGGWIDVVLMRLVEVLMTIPGIYLLVALATIIPPSLSNTQRFILIILITSFIGWSGLARVVRGQVLSFKDQEFVQAAKAMGATNKRIILHHILPQTATYIVISATLTVPEFIVSESVLSLIGLGIQQPDASWGNLLSVSTNASILVLQPWLIWPPALAIILTVLSFNLLGDGLRDALDPNTSE; this is translated from the coding sequence ATGAACCTATGGCAAAGACTTAAAAATAATCATCTAGCACTTCTTGGGATAGCTATACTAACTGTCTTGTATGTAATTGTTATTGCTGCAGATTTTGTTGCTCCGTATAATCCTTATTCATCTCAATTAGATGGTTCTTTGTTACCTCCTACACCAATTTATTTGACAATTCAGGATGGACCACTTAAAGGTAGATATATTGGTCCTCATGTTTATCCAGCTAGTCAAAGTCCTACAAATATTGAGACAGGAAAGCGTAACTTAAATATCAATTTTCATGATCCATCTCCTATACGTTTATTTGTAAAAGGAAGTAGGTATAAATTATTAAATATACGTATTCCCTTACCTCCCTCTTTTGAAGAAGTTGAACTATTCTCTGGAATTCCAATAGATATCCATCTTATGGGAACTCTGGGTACAGGAAAATTAAACTTATTAGGAACTGATGAACAAGGAAGAGATCAGTTTAGCCGATTATTATTTGGGGGAAGGGTTAGTTTATTTATTGGTTTACTAGGAATTATGATATCTTTTCCGATAGGTATAGTTCTTGGAGGTATTTCTGGGTATTTTGGCGGATGGATTGATGTAGTTTTAATGCGCTTGGTAGAAGTTTTAATGACGATTCCAGGGATCTATCTGTTAGTTGCTTTAGCTACGATAATTCCTCCAAGTTTAAGCAATACACAACGATTTATTTTAATAATTCTAATTACCTCTTTTATTGGATGGTCAGGACTTGCCAGAGTCGTCAGGGGGCAAGTGCTTTCTTTTAAAGATCAGGAATTTGTTCAAGCTGCTAAGGCCATGGGAGCAACTAATAAAAGAATCATTCTTCACCATATATTACCGCAGACAGCAACTTATATTGTTATTTCTGCTACACTAACAGTTCCTGAATTTATTGTATCAGAATCAGTTTTAAGCTTAATTGGTTTAGGGATCCAACAACCTGATGCTAGTTGGGGAAATTTACTCTCAGTATCTACTAATGCATCAATCTTAGTATTACAACCTTGGTTAATTTGGCCTCCAGCTCTTGCAATTATTTTAACAGTTTTATCTTTTAACTTACTTGGAGATGGCTTAAGAGATGCCTTAGATCCAAATACTTCTGAGTAA
- a CDS encoding photosystem I reaction center subunit III, with product MKRLLFTLILITTLWFNFTPTASASYNNLTPCSDSAAYQQKSKHFLNTTDDQQSGQKRAERYAEALCGPEGYPHLIVDGNLTHIGDFAIPGIMFLYIAGWIGWVGRAYLIAINGDTSKEIIIDIPLAIGQMLMGFAWPVLAFYEFISGELVVKDSEITISPR from the coding sequence ATGAAACGGTTATTGTTCACATTAATTCTTATCACAACTCTGTGGTTTAATTTTACCCCTACTGCTTCAGCTTCTTATAATAATTTAACCCCTTGCAGCGATTCTGCTGCTTATCAGCAGAAGTCTAAGCATTTTCTAAATACTACTGATGATCAGCAGTCTGGACAGAAACGTGCTGAACGCTATGCTGAAGCCTTGTGTGGTCCAGAAGGTTATCCTCATCTAATAGTAGATGGTAATTTGACACACATTGGAGACTTTGCTATTCCTGGTATCATGTTCCTTTATATAGCAGGTTGGATTGGCTGGGTTGGTCGTGCTTACTTAATTGCTATTAATGGTGATACAAGTAAAGAAATTATTATTGATATTCCTCTAGCTATTGGACAAATGTTAATGGGTTTTGCTTGGCCAGTTTTAGCTTTTTATGAGTTTATTTCTGGAGAGTTAGTAGTGAAGGATAGTGAAATTACTATATCCCCACGATAA
- the rsmD gene encoding 16S rRNA (guanine(966)-N(2))-methyltransferase RsmD — protein MKIDRNQKLKTLSGQMIRPTSSKVKEALFNIWQGKITGSCLLDLCAGNGTIGYEALCRGATLVVGIEKYGKACAIINTNWLKLSNSEQDFKVIKGDALKSLNNLKEQQFNFIYFDPPYRSNLYQPVLELIARTNILAKDGEVAVEHDPRLWKAKEIKRLKIIKEKHYGNTNLTFYQSSLD, from the coding sequence ATGAAAATTGATAGGAATCAAAAATTAAAAACGTTATCAGGGCAAATGATAAGGCCTACTTCTTCAAAAGTAAAAGAAGCGTTATTTAATATTTGGCAAGGTAAAATCACAGGATCTTGTTTACTAGATTTATGTGCAGGAAATGGAACAATAGGTTATGAAGCTCTTTGTAGAGGTGCGACCCTAGTGGTCGGAATTGAAAAATACGGAAAAGCTTGTGCAATTATTAATACAAATTGGCTAAAACTTTCGAATTCTGAGCAAGATTTTAAGGTAATAAAGGGTGATGCTTTAAAAAGTCTGAACAATTTAAAGGAACAACAATTTAATTTTATTTACTTTGATCCTCCTTATAGGAGCAACTTATATCAACCTGTTCTTGAATTAATTGCAAGAACAAATATCTTAGCTAAAGATGGAGAAGTTGCTGTAGAACACGATCCAAGACTATGGAAAGCAAAAGAAATAAAAAGATTAAAAATTATAAAGGAGAAGCATTATGGAAACACTAATTTAACTTTTTATCAGTCAAGTTTAGATTGA
- a CDS encoding valine--tRNA ligase, whose product MTANIFELSTKYDPKLTEAKWQKAWEIHQIFKANTIEKEKIFCMVIPPPNVTGSLHMGHAFEDCLMDVLVRYHRMNGKNTLCLPGTDHASIAVHSILDKQLKKEEKTRYDIGRENFLERAWEWKKSSGGKIVSQLKQVGLSADWSRERFTLDKGLSKAVKTAFIKLYEAGLIYRGNYLINWCPASLSAVSDLEVENKEVKGNLWYFRYPLKDSSGYLDVATTRPETILGDTGVAVHPDDERYQNLIGKTLILPIVGREILIVADESVDSKFGTGSVKITPAHDPNDFAIGSRHNLPFINILNKDGSLNENAGEFQGQDRYEARKNIVTRLEKDGFLVKVEDHYHSVPYSDRGKVPIEPLLSTQWFVKIKPLSEKALKFLDEDNSPRFIPDRWTKVYRDWLVNLKDWCISRQLWWGHQIPAWYVISQTNGTITDGTPFIVAYDKEEALRKAHKDYGSDVILEQDPDVLDTWFSSGLWPFSTLGWPENTEDFATYYPTSTLVTGFDIIFFWVARMTMMAGYFTNKMPFKDVYIHGLVRDENGKKMSKSSNNGIDPLILIDKYGTDALRYTLIKEVAGAGQDVTLQYNRETNESESVEASRNFANKLWNAARFVIINLQEDIRNDIGTLNPEYLDLADYWILSRFQKVTEQTINDINNYGLGEAAKGLYDFVWSGFCDSYIELVKSRLLENSDSSLGAQQTLAYVLDGILKLLHPFMPHITEEIWQTLTQRNKEFIALQAYPKPDLNYVNKDLENLFDLLFDVIKTIRNLRAELDIKPKTKTFVILQSESNTTQDTLRIGQKYIQDLGKTSNITIVSKVEAKTEQVFTGVIRNIQVLIPLSGVVDIVLLRQKLEKNLNKIENEANILTQRLDNSKFILKAPKEVVQGARDALEEAKQQTFILRERLQHLHE is encoded by the coding sequence ATGACTGCAAACATATTTGAATTATCAACCAAATACGACCCTAAGTTAACAGAGGCTAAGTGGCAAAAAGCTTGGGAAATTCATCAAATATTCAAAGCCAACACAATAGAAAAAGAAAAAATTTTCTGTATGGTTATTCCTCCTCCAAATGTTACAGGTAGTCTTCATATGGGCCATGCATTTGAGGATTGCTTAATGGATGTATTGGTCCGTTATCATCGAATGAATGGAAAAAATACGTTATGCCTTCCTGGAACTGATCATGCCAGCATTGCAGTTCATAGTATTCTGGATAAACAATTAAAAAAAGAAGAAAAAACTCGCTATGATATCGGACGCGAGAATTTTCTTGAGCGAGCTTGGGAATGGAAAAAATCATCAGGAGGCAAAATAGTAAGTCAATTAAAACAAGTTGGCTTATCTGCTGACTGGTCGAGAGAGCGTTTTACTCTAGACAAAGGATTATCAAAAGCAGTTAAAACTGCTTTTATAAAATTATATGAAGCAGGACTAATCTATAGAGGTAACTATCTAATTAATTGGTGTCCTGCTTCTTTATCAGCAGTATCAGACTTAGAAGTAGAAAATAAAGAAGTTAAAGGAAATTTATGGTACTTTCGCTATCCTTTAAAAGATAGTAGCGGCTATCTAGACGTTGCGACTACTAGGCCTGAAACTATTTTAGGTGATACTGGAGTAGCCGTTCATCCTGATGATGAACGGTATCAAAACTTAATTGGAAAAACTTTAATATTGCCTATTGTAGGCCGAGAAATATTAATAGTCGCAGATGAATCAGTTGATTCAAAGTTTGGAACTGGGTCTGTAAAAATAACTCCTGCTCATGATCCTAATGACTTTGCAATAGGTAGTCGCCATAACTTACCTTTTATTAATATTCTTAATAAAGATGGCAGCCTAAACGAAAATGCAGGAGAATTTCAGGGACAAGATCGCTACGAAGCTCGTAAAAATATTGTTACAAGATTAGAAAAAGATGGATTTTTAGTTAAAGTTGAAGATCATTATCATTCAGTTCCATATAGTGATCGTGGTAAAGTGCCTATTGAACCATTACTTTCTACACAGTGGTTTGTAAAAATTAAACCACTGTCTGAGAAAGCACTTAAATTTCTAGACGAAGATAATTCACCCCGCTTTATTCCTGACAGATGGACAAAAGTTTATCGAGATTGGTTAGTAAATTTGAAAGATTGGTGTATTTCACGTCAGCTGTGGTGGGGACATCAAATACCAGCATGGTATGTAATTAGTCAAACTAATGGAACTATAACTGATGGGACGCCTTTTATTGTAGCTTATGATAAAGAGGAAGCTTTAAGAAAAGCGCATAAGGACTATGGAAGTGATGTCATATTGGAGCAGGATCCTGATGTTTTAGATACTTGGTTTTCATCAGGTTTATGGCCTTTCTCTACGTTAGGTTGGCCAGAAAATACAGAAGACTTTGCTACTTACTACCCTACAAGTACCCTTGTTACTGGATTTGATATTATTTTCTTTTGGGTAGCAAGAATGACTATGATGGCAGGATATTTTACAAACAAGATGCCTTTCAAAGATGTCTATATTCATGGACTGGTGAGAGATGAGAATGGTAAAAAAATGTCTAAATCTTCTAATAATGGAATAGATCCATTAATTCTAATAGACAAATATGGTACGGATGCACTTCGTTATACTTTAATCAAGGAAGTTGCGGGAGCTGGTCAAGATGTAACCCTGCAATATAATAGAGAAACTAATGAATCTGAATCTGTAGAAGCATCTAGGAACTTTGCAAATAAATTGTGGAATGCTGCGAGATTTGTAATAATTAATTTGCAAGAAGACATTCGAAATGATATCGGAACTCTTAATCCTGAATATTTGGATTTGGCTGACTATTGGATATTATCAAGATTTCAAAAAGTAACAGAACAAACTATTAACGATATAAATAATTACGGTCTAGGTGAGGCAGCTAAAGGATTATATGATTTTGTTTGGAGTGGCTTTTGTGACTCATATATCGAATTAGTAAAATCTCGATTATTAGAAAATTCAGATTCTTCTTTAGGTGCCCAGCAAACTTTGGCATATGTTTTGGACGGAATATTAAAATTACTTCATCCATTTATGCCCCATATTACGGAGGAAATTTGGCAAACATTGACACAAAGGAATAAAGAGTTTATAGCTTTACAAGCATACCCCAAGCCTGATTTAAATTATGTAAATAAAGATTTAGAAAATCTCTTTGATTTATTATTTGATGTGATTAAAACTATTCGTAATTTACGTGCTGAATTAGATATCAAACCTAAAACAAAAACCTTTGTTATATTACAGAGCGAAAGTAATACAACACAAGATACTTTGAGAATAGGTCAAAAATATATTCAAGATTTAGGGAAGACAAGTAATATAACTATTGTTTCTAAAGTAGAAGCAAAAACAGAGCAAGTATTTACTGGAGTAATAAGAAATATACAGGTTTTAATCCCATTATCAGGAGTAGTTGATATTGTCCTTCTTCGTCAAAAATTAGAAAAAAACTTAAATAAGATAGAAAACGAAGCCAATATCCTAACACAGCGCTTAGATAATTCTAAATTTATTCTAAAAGCTCCTAAGGAAGTAGTTCAAGGAGCAAGAGATGCCCTTGAAGAAGCCAAGCAACAGACCTTTATTTTACGAGAACGTCTTCAACACTTGCATGAGTAG
- a CDS encoding DUF6679 family protein, producing the protein MLHRKIYQLCTEGREVCLFLRDQQRWIDGATILSLEGDLVIIRYETEEDDEISSWEEMVRLESIGAISQKIASVSRYDSEIAVSDECPDAEQIHPRSPDSNQD; encoded by the coding sequence ATGCTACACCGCAAGATTTATCAACTTTGTACAGAAGGTCGAGAAGTTTGCCTGTTCTTGCGGGATCAGCAACGTTGGATTGATGGTGCGACTATTCTATCTTTAGAAGGAGATCTAGTCATTATTCGGTACGAAACTGAAGAAGATGATGAAATTAGTTCTTGGGAAGAAATGGTAAGATTGGAGAGTATTGGAGCAATTAGTCAAAAAATTGCTTCTGTTTCAAGGTATGACTCTGAGATTGCTGTATCTGATGAATGCCCTGATGCTGAACAGATTCATCCGCGTTCTCCAGACTCTAATCAAGATTAA